From a single Polynucleobacter asymbioticus QLW-P1DMWA-1 genomic region:
- a CDS encoding lipase family protein, with translation MKQIACFSVLMLGFLLSIFSFAVCAEPPMQPFYAAVMKMAPEGKLGQVIKQEEVVTAVKGAQAWRIAYISSDVTGLKTIATGLVVAPTSPAPMGGRPVMSWGHGTTGTAQNCGPSQIFNPVVPLNEYFLLGGNSWSDYGIPAIEEFIKEGYIVVATDYQGLGGGGRHQYTIATSNGMDTINAARAAGSMSETGANKKTLIYGWSTGGGAAIAIAGMPDYINQTGTAWDNLDVIGFVALAPEDISILVPPGKLNQAAADKYFADSQKMFLNNVFNFTHTAMFYWGTQAAFPNLKLTDLFMDEGAKVVNEILDNKCMHASSDTFNFLYGSSYATLLKKKPSNTLAWTEAMLKGGVLSVKPLAPVQIYFGSKDTTVPPIMHKIYQEQVCKLGGNVGRMQLPGEQTHFTTPGVSRPFYLSWIKDRVAGKPLANACPKS, from the coding sequence ATGAAACAGATTGCTTGTTTTTCAGTTTTAATGCTCGGTTTTCTCCTCAGCATTTTTTCTTTTGCCGTATGTGCTGAGCCGCCCATGCAGCCTTTTTATGCTGCCGTCATGAAGATGGCTCCCGAAGGTAAATTAGGGCAGGTAATCAAACAGGAGGAAGTTGTAACGGCTGTTAAGGGAGCTCAGGCTTGGAGAATTGCTTATATTTCATCGGATGTAACTGGCCTTAAAACTATTGCCACTGGTTTAGTTGTTGCTCCTACGAGCCCTGCACCAATGGGTGGCCGACCAGTGATGTCTTGGGGACACGGGACAACTGGCACGGCTCAAAATTGCGGGCCTTCTCAAATTTTTAATCCTGTAGTTCCTTTGAACGAGTATTTTTTACTTGGAGGAAATTCATGGTCAGATTATGGAATTCCGGCCATCGAAGAATTCATTAAGGAGGGATATATCGTAGTTGCAACCGACTATCAGGGCTTAGGCGGCGGTGGTAGACATCAATACACAATTGCCACTTCCAATGGCATGGATACCATAAATGCTGCACGCGCAGCAGGTTCTATGAGTGAAACAGGGGCCAATAAAAAGACCTTGATTTATGGCTGGTCAACAGGCGGTGGTGCAGCAATTGCGATAGCGGGGATGCCTGACTACATCAATCAAACAGGTACGGCTTGGGATAACCTTGATGTCATTGGCTTTGTTGCTTTAGCTCCAGAGGATATTTCAATATTAGTACCTCCAGGAAAACTAAATCAGGCTGCTGCGGATAAATACTTCGCAGATTCTCAAAAGATGTTTTTAAATAATGTCTTTAATTTCACGCATACAGCAATGTTCTACTGGGGCACCCAAGCGGCTTTCCCTAATCTCAAGTTGACCGATCTCTTTATGGATGAGGGTGCTAAGGTTGTTAATGAGATTTTGGACAACAAATGTATGCATGCTTCAAGTGATACTTTTAACTTCTTATATGGTTCAAGCTACGCAACTCTCTTGAAGAAAAAACCATCAAATACTTTAGCGTGGACAGAGGCAATGTTAAAAGGCGGCGTCTTATCTGTGAAGCCTCTTGCTCCTGTGCAGATTTATTTTGGATCAAAAGATACAACCGTTCCGCCAATCATGCATAAGATATATCAGGAGCAAGTATGTAAATTGGGTGGTAATGTTGGGAGAATGCAGTTGCCGGGTGAGCAGACTCACTTTACAACTCCCGGGGTATCCAGGCCATTCTATTTGTCTTGGATCAAAGATCGTGTAGCTGGTAAGCCCTTAGCAAATGCTTGCCCTAAATCTTGA
- a CDS encoding DUF1501 domain-containing protein: MNLNHLPRRDFLKLGLAASFAGIGDFVFSQDLKKSGTVLMAPQMSHPFIVVFLRGGADGLSILSPLNDENFTAARPPEMRFGVDISSGKVELGNTSFYWHPEAAPLASLYTDKKLIVWPAIGISDETRSHFEAQEIMERGVGSLNALPDDLGWMARQIITKDRFQKNSVPLFAGNNNSPRSMQGAHRAIAVRDLQNGIALPNGNGGFNAVSALCNVDANTPAAPWMKDHLSNLDFINQTLTKGLAKPSSYEGSGKTPYPNADPGVGLRSVARLIDANVGLQYAWVDQSGWDTHENQPGRLNGQIKNLSLSLAAFAQDMEAKRQPYTLVMMTEFGRRLRSNRSNGTDHGHGSLGLILGSKVPGGQVMGQWPGLSTSSLDRGVDLAVTTDYQNFLNQAFSYQKV, from the coding sequence ATGAACTTAAATCACTTGCCCCGCCGTGATTTTTTAAAGTTGGGTTTGGCTGCGTCTTTTGCCGGAATTGGGGATTTTGTTTTTTCCCAAGACCTAAAAAAGTCAGGTACCGTATTAATGGCTCCACAAATGTCTCATCCCTTCATTGTGGTATTTCTAAGAGGCGGCGCTGATGGTCTATCGATACTATCCCCGTTAAATGATGAGAACTTTACTGCCGCAAGGCCCCCCGAGATGCGCTTTGGAGTTGATATCAGCAGCGGGAAAGTTGAATTAGGAAATACAAGTTTTTATTGGCATCCTGAAGCGGCACCATTAGCAAGCCTATATACAGACAAGAAGTTAATAGTCTGGCCGGCAATCGGCATCTCTGATGAAACTAGATCTCATTTTGAGGCACAAGAAATCATGGAGCGTGGCGTTGGCTCACTTAATGCATTACCCGATGACTTGGGCTGGATGGCTAGACAGATTATTACTAAAGATCGATTTCAAAAAAACTCAGTGCCATTGTTTGCTGGCAATAATAATTCTCCAAGATCTATGCAGGGTGCTCATAGAGCTATAGCTGTTCGCGATCTTCAAAATGGAATTGCCTTACCAAACGGTAATGGTGGCTTTAATGCAGTGAGCGCCTTATGCAATGTAGATGCAAATACTCCCGCTGCACCCTGGATGAAAGATCACCTCAGTAATTTGGATTTTATTAATCAGACCCTTACTAAAGGGCTTGCCAAACCTTCTTCATATGAGGGTTCTGGTAAAACCCCATATCCCAATGCCGATCCAGGCGTGGGTTTACGCTCAGTTGCTAGGTTGATCGATGCCAATGTTGGATTGCAGTATGCGTGGGTAGATCAATCTGGATGGGATACTCATGAAAATCAACCCGGAAGACTGAATGGGCAGATTAAAAATTTGAGCCTAAGCCTAGCGGCTTTCGCTCAAGATATGGAAGCAAAAAGACAACCCTATACCTTGGTGATGATGACCGAATTTGGACGACGCTTACGTAGTAACCGAAGTAATGGCACGGATCATGGACACGGTTCTCTCGGGCTTATTCTTGGAAGTAAAGTACCTGGCGGTCAAGTTATGGGGCAATGGCCGGGACTTAGCACCAGTTCATTGGATAGGGGTGTTGATCTAGCGGTAACAACAGACTATCAAAATTTTTTAAATCAGGCGTTTAGCTATCAGAAGGTTTAA
- a CDS encoding DUF1800 family protein, with protein MNSDFNQVLLRERYPAGKFKDGKDYPAVDELKPLSLLNASISTLFQYTGKDELMPPPERSRPRKEVQAAALLNAIQSKSYWEEEWVGFWRDHFSVYGYEQNVGAFLPHWENEVIRKNAFGNFRQFLEASATHPCMLYYLNNKSSRAGSANENYARELFELHTLGRDAYLNNLYAQWREVPGALQGKPKGYIDQDVYEAARAFTGWTVEDGTGIGGGQSLPKTGQFIYLESWHDNYQKRILATEFEPYSGPMKDGKKVLDLCASHPATAHHLMRKLIKRMINDEPSEKMIQSAQAVFIDHRNSPNQLSILSKHVAKLASTIPEQGRQKVRKPMRLAAAFINAVNLPFDISEGKIMGQVESAGPALYGWVSPEGPPDGLQWNLSAAYLRQRMNLIQGLSENWWGTGEWNPFSDLPPGPTYSQLLSRWEKPLFGRPRPELSEALTCSQGLTGFERVSDIKVARKMVGYLACSPSFQTEAIEPDFSAGERA; from the coding sequence TTTCAATATACGGGTAAAGATGAGTTAATGCCTCCACCAGAGAGGTCTCGCCCCAGAAAAGAAGTTCAAGCTGCTGCTTTACTAAACGCTATTCAGTCAAAAAGTTATTGGGAAGAAGAGTGGGTTGGTTTTTGGAGAGATCATTTCTCAGTTTATGGATACGAACAAAACGTTGGGGCATTTTTACCTCATTGGGAAAATGAAGTAATTCGCAAGAATGCTTTTGGAAATTTTCGGCAATTTTTAGAGGCTTCTGCTACTCATCCATGCATGCTCTATTACCTCAATAACAAGAGTTCTCGTGCAGGTAGCGCCAATGAGAATTACGCTAGAGAGTTATTTGAGCTACACACTCTGGGGAGGGATGCATACCTCAACAATCTTTACGCACAATGGCGTGAGGTTCCAGGGGCTCTGCAAGGAAAACCCAAGGGTTATATAGATCAAGACGTATATGAGGCTGCTAGAGCATTTACTGGTTGGACTGTGGAAGACGGGACTGGTATCGGTGGCGGCCAAAGCCTTCCAAAAACTGGGCAGTTTATTTATTTAGAATCCTGGCACGATAACTACCAAAAGCGAATTCTCGCAACTGAATTTGAGCCCTATAGTGGGCCCATGAAAGATGGCAAGAAGGTATTGGATTTATGTGCATCTCATCCTGCCACTGCACATCATTTAATGCGCAAGTTAATCAAGCGCATGATTAACGATGAGCCATCAGAAAAAATGATTCAAAGTGCTCAAGCAGTATTTATCGATCATCGAAACTCCCCAAATCAACTGAGCATACTTTCTAAGCATGTAGCAAAGTTAGCATCAACCATCCCCGAACAGGGGCGTCAAAAAGTCAGAAAACCAATGCGCCTTGCTGCGGCTTTTATTAACGCAGTGAATCTCCCTTTCGATATTTCTGAAGGGAAAATTATGGGTCAGGTTGAATCTGCTGGTCCAGCTCTGTATGGTTGGGTTTCTCCCGAAGGCCCCCCTGATGGTTTACAGTGGAATTTATCCGCTGCTTACTTAAGGCAGCGGATGAATCTCATTCAAGGCCTCTCTGAAAATTGGTGGGGAACTGGTGAGTGGAATCCCTTTAGTGATCTTCCGCCTGGGCCAACTTATAGTCAACTTTTATCGCGCTGGGAAAAGCCTTTATTTGGACGTCCTAGACCTGAGCTTTCTGAGGCGCTGACTTGCTCACAAGGCTTGACTGGTTTTGAGCGTGTAAGTGATATCAAAGTGGCAAGAAAAATGGTTGGATATCTCGCTTGCTCCCCCTCATTTCAGACTGAGGCAATAGAGCCAGATTTTTCTGCGGGGGAGAGAGCATGA